In the Ictalurus punctatus breed USDA103 chromosome 7, Coco_2.0, whole genome shotgun sequence genome, one interval contains:
- the si:dkey-172j4.3 gene encoding diacylglycerol kinase eta isoform X1: MRTRPRACLCLGAFHTVQQCGRARSLTSQQQHRAERERRRGEAKRQEDKAVQEVQSEEPRPLGPRASMAAKLNPNTLYVREPERADAGDESSDSDGEPEESSHKLIRKVSTSGQIRAKKSVKEGILLKQTSSFQRWKRRYFKLRGRTLYYAKDSKSLIFDEVDLSDASVAETSTKNINNSFTVITPFRKLMLCAESRKEMEDWIGALKSVQKWETYEASQFNMEHFSGMHNWYACSHARPTFCNVCREALPGVTSHGLSCEVCKFKAHKRCAVRSTNNCKWTTLASIGNDIIEDEDGVSMPHQWLEGNLPVSAKCVVCDRTCGSVRRLQDWRCLWCKAIVHSSCKEQLGKVCPLGQCKVSIIPPTALNSIDSDGFWKATSPSCSSPLLVLVNSKSGDNQGVKFLRKFKQQLNPAQVFDLMNGGPQLGLRLFQKFVTFRILVCGGDGSVGWVLSELDKLGLHKQCQLGVLPLGTGNDLARVLGWGGLCDDDAQLLQILEKLERATTKMLDRWSIMTYEVPTKTAPVIVKEDDPLDCPLQITHYADSVTSHLTKILDSDKHSDVISSAKFLCGTVNEFVAEVGKAYEKATENKEEADAMAKKCAMLNEKLDSLVQALSEEADAQLVPAGSQPPEQESESSSPDAPSVPRPFRSKEQLMLRANSLKKALRQIIDQAEKVVDEQNRHTQVQRMSSTSSIKRGSSEDLKEAEPRQSALSLTTPIVLEKADTCNSTTVFTEEQCTEKCVMNNYFGIGLDAKISLEFNNKRDEHPKKCSSRTKNMMWYGVLGTKELVQKTYKNLEQRVQLECDGVPMSLPSLQGLAVLNIPSYAGGINFWGGTKEDNNFGAPSFDDKKLEVVAVFGSMQMAMSRVINLQHHRITQCRQVKITIKGDEGVPVQVDGEAWIQPPGIVQIIHKNRAQMLTRDRAFESTLKSWEDKRKYGSCRSTRPRLNSQQSMEYLTEEECAQVQQLGLVADSLISRIREVAKTHKVVEQELAHAVNASAAVLTEAFPSKPSSPEQCLSRSTAVEIVNSSKVLQQETKMLLEGKLLQLEAPQEEELLSTLNTLSAELIKLEDIHWICPSMHCSEEDSSRTSAKSSSMKLKIIPKVKKEREKLHKQRSNSSLSAERWGAEEVGTWLDSLGLGEYRERFVARDIQGWQLTQLQRQDLKVQRDSERSDNDFYCDTHTHAHANHWLCLKSCTAAE, translated from the exons AAGAGTGTGAAGGAGGGTATCCTGTTAAAGCAGACCAGCTCCTTTCAAAGATGGAAGAGGAGATACTTCAAACTAAGAGGCAGGACTCTCTACTATGCCAAGGACTCAAAG TCCCTTATTTTTGACGAGGTCGACCTTTCTGATGCCAGTGTGGCAGAGACAAGCACCAAGAACATAAACAACAGTTTTACA GTGATCACTCCTTTCCGAAAGTTGATGCTATGTGCGGAGAGCAGGAAAGAGATGGAGGATTGGATCGGCGCTCTGAAGTCTGTACAGAAATGGGAGACATACGAG GCCAGTCAGTTTAATATGGAACACTTCTCCGGGATGCATAATTGGTACGCATGCTCTCATGCTCGCCCTACATTCTGTAACGTCTGTCGGGAGGCACTTCCTGGAGTCACATCTCACGGCCTGTCTTGCGAAG tgtgtaagTTTAAAGCTCATAAACGCTGTGCTGTCCGATCCACAAACAACTGTAAGTGGACCACTCTGGCTTCCATAGGAAATGACATCATCGAGGATGAAGATGGG gtaTCCATGCCTCACCAGTGGCTGGAGGGGAACCTGCCGGTCAGTGCtaagtgtgtggtgtgtgatcGGACATGCGGCAGTGTGCGCAGGCTGCAGGACTGGCGCTGTCTCTGGTGCAAAGCCATC GTACACAGTAGCTGTAAGGAGCAGTTGGGGAAGGTGTGTCCGCTGGGTCAGTGTAAAGTGTCCATCATTCCTCCAACAGCTCTCAACAGCATTGATTCAGATG GTTTCTGGAAAGCTACAAGTCCGTCCTGCTCCAGTCCTTTGCTGGTGTTGGTGAACAGTAAGAGTGGTGATAACCAGGGAGTGAAGTTCCTGCGCAAATTCAAACAGCAGCTAAACCCTGCACAGGTCTTTGACCTCATGAACGGAGGACCACAGCTAGG atTACGTCTGTTCCAGAAGTTTGTGACATTTCGCATCCTGGTGTGTGGAGGTGATGGCAGTGTCGGTTGGGTTCTGTCTGAACTGGATAAACTAGGACTGCATAAGCAG TGCCAGTTGGGTGTGCTTCCCCTGGGCACAGGAAACGATCTGGCACGGGTGCTGGGTTGGGGCGGTTTGTGTGATGATGATGCACAGCTTCTGCAGATCCTGGAGAAACTGGAGAGAGCTACCACCAAGATGTTGGacag ATGGAGTATAATGACATATGAAGTTCCCACCAAAACGGCGCCTGTTATTGTTAAAGAGGACGACCCGCTGGACTGTCCACTCCAG attACTCATTATGCTGACTCTGTCACCTCTCATCTGACAAAAATCTTGGACTCGGACAAACACAGTGATGTCATATCCTCTGCTAA gtttttgTGTGGGACGGTCAATGAGTTTGTAGCTGAAGTTGGAAAAGCCTATGAGAAAGCCACTGAAAACAAGGAGGAGGCTGATGCTATGGCTAAaaag TGTGCCATGCTGAATGAAAAGCTGGACTCTCTGGTGCAGGCACTGAGCGAGGAGGCTGATGCTCAGCTAGTGCCTGCAGGCTCTCAGCCTCCTGAACAGGAGAGCGAGTCGAGCAGCCCGGACGCTCCGAGTGTCCCCAGACCCTTCAGATCCAAAGAGCAGCTGATGCTGAGAGCCAACAGCCTGAAGAAAGCACTGCGGCAGATCATAGATCAGGCAGAGAAAG TGGTGGACGAGCAGAACAGACACACCCAGGTGCAGAGGATGTCTTCCACCTCTTCAATAAAAAGAGGCAGCAGTGAGGACCTCAAGGAGGCGGAGCCAC GTCAAAGTGCCCTGAGTCTCACCACCCCCATAGTGCTGGAGAAAGCAGACACCTGCAACAGCACCACAGTTTTTACTGAGga gCAATGCACAGAGAAGTGCGTGATGAATAACTACTTCGGAATTGGCCTGGATGCCAAAATCTCTCTGGAGTTCAACAACAAGAGGGATGAGCACCCTAAGAAGTGCAG CAGTCGCACGAAAAACATGATGTGGTATGGCGTCCTGGGGACCAAAGAGCTTGTTCAGAAAACCTATAAGAACCTGGAGCAGAGAGTGCAgctggag TGTGATGGTGTGCCCATGTCTTTGCCCAGTCTGCAGGGTCTTGCTGTGCTCAACATCCCTAGTTATGCAGGGGGCATAAACTTTTGGGGCGGCACCAAGGAGGATAAT AATTTTGGAGCGCCATCATTTGATGATAAGAAGCTGGAGGTTGTGGCCGTGTTCGGCAGCATGCAGATGGCCATGTCTCGTGTCATTAACCTACAACATCACCGCATCACACAG tgtcGGCAGGTAAAGATCACTATTAAAGGAGACGAGGGCGTTCCAGTGCAGGTGGACGGAGAGGCCTGGATCCAACCTCCCGGTATTGTCCAGATCATCCACAAGAATCGGGCCCAGATGCTCACCAGAGACCGG GCTTTTGAGAGCACGCTGAAGTCGTGGGAGGATAAGAGGAAATATGGCAGCTGCCGTTCTACTCGGCCACGTCTCAATTCACAGCAGTCCATGGAATACCTGACCGAGGAGGAGTGTGCACAGGTGCAACAACTTGGCCTGGTGGCTGACTCACTCATTAGCAg aATACGGGAGGTGGCTAAGACCCATAAGGTGGTGGAACAGGAGTTGGCTCATGCAGTAAATGCCAGTGCTGCTGTCCTCACTGAGGCTTTTCCCTCTAAACCCTCCAGTCCAGAG CAGTGTCTGAGTCGCAGCACCGCTGTGGAGATTGTCAACAGCAGTAAAGTGCTGCAGCAGGAGACTAAAATGCTGTTAGAAGGGAAGCTGCTG CAGTTGGAGGCCCCTCAGGAGGAAGAGCTGCTTTCCACACTCAACACTCTCAGTGCTGAGTTAATCAAACTGGAGGACATCCACTGGATCTgtcccagcatgcactgctcTGAGGAG GACTCATCCCGCACGAGTGCTAAGAGCAGCAGCATGAAGCTGAAGATCATACCCAAAgtaaagaaggagagagagaagctgcatAAGCAGCGTTCCAACAGCTCTCTCTCAG CGGAGAGATGGGGTGCGGAGGAGGTGGGCACGTGGCTGGATTCATTGGGGTTAGGGGAGTACAGGGAGAGGTTTGTGGCCCGAGACATCCAGGGCTGGCAGCTGACTCAGCTCCAGAGACAAGACCTGAAGGTACAGCGGGACAGCGAGCGCTCAGACAACGACTTCTACTGCGACACTCATACGCACGCGCACGCAAATCACTGGCTGTGCCTCAAATCCTGTACTGCAGCAGAATGA
- the si:dkey-172j4.3 gene encoding diacylglycerol kinase eta isoform X2 — protein MAMAWLCPNGVCCLPLPFACVRGVQGDQGCLSEEDFLERCSGNTVRSTTETDIDENTQKSVKEGILLKQTSSFQRWKRRYFKLRGRTLYYAKDSKSLIFDEVDLSDASVAETSTKNINNSFTVITPFRKLMLCAESRKEMEDWIGALKSVQKWETYEASQFNMEHFSGMHNWYACSHARPTFCNVCREALPGVTSHGLSCEVCKFKAHKRCAVRSTNNCKWTTLASIGNDIIEDEDGVSMPHQWLEGNLPVSAKCVVCDRTCGSVRRLQDWRCLWCKAIVHSSCKEQLGKVCPLGQCKVSIIPPTALNSIDSDGFWKATSPSCSSPLLVLVNSKSGDNQGVKFLRKFKQQLNPAQVFDLMNGGPQLGLRLFQKFVTFRILVCGGDGSVGWVLSELDKLGLHKQCQLGVLPLGTGNDLARVLGWGGLCDDDAQLLQILEKLERATTKMLDRWSIMTYEVPTKTAPVIVKEDDPLDCPLQITHYADSVTSHLTKILDSDKHSDVISSAKFLCGTVNEFVAEVGKAYEKATENKEEADAMAKKCAMLNEKLDSLVQALSEEADAQLVPAGSQPPEQESESSSPDAPSVPRPFRSKEQLMLRANSLKKALRQIIDQAEKVVDEQNRHTQVQRMSSTSSIKRGSSEDLKEAEPRQSALSLTTPIVLEKADTCNSTTVFTEEQCTEKCVMNNYFGIGLDAKISLEFNNKRDEHPKKCSSRTKNMMWYGVLGTKELVQKTYKNLEQRVQLECDGVPMSLPSLQGLAVLNIPSYAGGINFWGGTKEDNNFGAPSFDDKKLEVVAVFGSMQMAMSRVINLQHHRITQCRQVKITIKGDEGVPVQVDGEAWIQPPGIVQIIHKNRAQMLTRDRAFESTLKSWEDKRKYGSCRSTRPRLNSQQSMEYLTEEECAQVQQLGLVADSLISRIREVAKTHKVVEQELAHAVNASAAVLTEAFPSKPSSPEQCLSRSTAVEIVNSSKVLQQETKMLLEGKLLQLEAPQEEELLSTLNTLSAELIKLEDIHWICPSMHCSEEDSSRTSAKSSSMKLKIIPKVKKEREKLHKQRSNSSLSAERWGAEEVGTWLDSLGLGEYRERFVARDIQGWQLTQLQRQDLKVQRDSERSDNDFYCDTHTHAHANHWLCLKSCTAAE, from the exons AAGAGTGTGAAGGAGGGTATCCTGTTAAAGCAGACCAGCTCCTTTCAAAGATGGAAGAGGAGATACTTCAAACTAAGAGGCAGGACTCTCTACTATGCCAAGGACTCAAAG TCCCTTATTTTTGACGAGGTCGACCTTTCTGATGCCAGTGTGGCAGAGACAAGCACCAAGAACATAAACAACAGTTTTACA GTGATCACTCCTTTCCGAAAGTTGATGCTATGTGCGGAGAGCAGGAAAGAGATGGAGGATTGGATCGGCGCTCTGAAGTCTGTACAGAAATGGGAGACATACGAG GCCAGTCAGTTTAATATGGAACACTTCTCCGGGATGCATAATTGGTACGCATGCTCTCATGCTCGCCCTACATTCTGTAACGTCTGTCGGGAGGCACTTCCTGGAGTCACATCTCACGGCCTGTCTTGCGAAG tgtgtaagTTTAAAGCTCATAAACGCTGTGCTGTCCGATCCACAAACAACTGTAAGTGGACCACTCTGGCTTCCATAGGAAATGACATCATCGAGGATGAAGATGGG gtaTCCATGCCTCACCAGTGGCTGGAGGGGAACCTGCCGGTCAGTGCtaagtgtgtggtgtgtgatcGGACATGCGGCAGTGTGCGCAGGCTGCAGGACTGGCGCTGTCTCTGGTGCAAAGCCATC GTACACAGTAGCTGTAAGGAGCAGTTGGGGAAGGTGTGTCCGCTGGGTCAGTGTAAAGTGTCCATCATTCCTCCAACAGCTCTCAACAGCATTGATTCAGATG GTTTCTGGAAAGCTACAAGTCCGTCCTGCTCCAGTCCTTTGCTGGTGTTGGTGAACAGTAAGAGTGGTGATAACCAGGGAGTGAAGTTCCTGCGCAAATTCAAACAGCAGCTAAACCCTGCACAGGTCTTTGACCTCATGAACGGAGGACCACAGCTAGG atTACGTCTGTTCCAGAAGTTTGTGACATTTCGCATCCTGGTGTGTGGAGGTGATGGCAGTGTCGGTTGGGTTCTGTCTGAACTGGATAAACTAGGACTGCATAAGCAG TGCCAGTTGGGTGTGCTTCCCCTGGGCACAGGAAACGATCTGGCACGGGTGCTGGGTTGGGGCGGTTTGTGTGATGATGATGCACAGCTTCTGCAGATCCTGGAGAAACTGGAGAGAGCTACCACCAAGATGTTGGacag ATGGAGTATAATGACATATGAAGTTCCCACCAAAACGGCGCCTGTTATTGTTAAAGAGGACGACCCGCTGGACTGTCCACTCCAG attACTCATTATGCTGACTCTGTCACCTCTCATCTGACAAAAATCTTGGACTCGGACAAACACAGTGATGTCATATCCTCTGCTAA gtttttgTGTGGGACGGTCAATGAGTTTGTAGCTGAAGTTGGAAAAGCCTATGAGAAAGCCACTGAAAACAAGGAGGAGGCTGATGCTATGGCTAAaaag TGTGCCATGCTGAATGAAAAGCTGGACTCTCTGGTGCAGGCACTGAGCGAGGAGGCTGATGCTCAGCTAGTGCCTGCAGGCTCTCAGCCTCCTGAACAGGAGAGCGAGTCGAGCAGCCCGGACGCTCCGAGTGTCCCCAGACCCTTCAGATCCAAAGAGCAGCTGATGCTGAGAGCCAACAGCCTGAAGAAAGCACTGCGGCAGATCATAGATCAGGCAGAGAAAG TGGTGGACGAGCAGAACAGACACACCCAGGTGCAGAGGATGTCTTCCACCTCTTCAATAAAAAGAGGCAGCAGTGAGGACCTCAAGGAGGCGGAGCCAC GTCAAAGTGCCCTGAGTCTCACCACCCCCATAGTGCTGGAGAAAGCAGACACCTGCAACAGCACCACAGTTTTTACTGAGga gCAATGCACAGAGAAGTGCGTGATGAATAACTACTTCGGAATTGGCCTGGATGCCAAAATCTCTCTGGAGTTCAACAACAAGAGGGATGAGCACCCTAAGAAGTGCAG CAGTCGCACGAAAAACATGATGTGGTATGGCGTCCTGGGGACCAAAGAGCTTGTTCAGAAAACCTATAAGAACCTGGAGCAGAGAGTGCAgctggag TGTGATGGTGTGCCCATGTCTTTGCCCAGTCTGCAGGGTCTTGCTGTGCTCAACATCCCTAGTTATGCAGGGGGCATAAACTTTTGGGGCGGCACCAAGGAGGATAAT AATTTTGGAGCGCCATCATTTGATGATAAGAAGCTGGAGGTTGTGGCCGTGTTCGGCAGCATGCAGATGGCCATGTCTCGTGTCATTAACCTACAACATCACCGCATCACACAG tgtcGGCAGGTAAAGATCACTATTAAAGGAGACGAGGGCGTTCCAGTGCAGGTGGACGGAGAGGCCTGGATCCAACCTCCCGGTATTGTCCAGATCATCCACAAGAATCGGGCCCAGATGCTCACCAGAGACCGG GCTTTTGAGAGCACGCTGAAGTCGTGGGAGGATAAGAGGAAATATGGCAGCTGCCGTTCTACTCGGCCACGTCTCAATTCACAGCAGTCCATGGAATACCTGACCGAGGAGGAGTGTGCACAGGTGCAACAACTTGGCCTGGTGGCTGACTCACTCATTAGCAg aATACGGGAGGTGGCTAAGACCCATAAGGTGGTGGAACAGGAGTTGGCTCATGCAGTAAATGCCAGTGCTGCTGTCCTCACTGAGGCTTTTCCCTCTAAACCCTCCAGTCCAGAG CAGTGTCTGAGTCGCAGCACCGCTGTGGAGATTGTCAACAGCAGTAAAGTGCTGCAGCAGGAGACTAAAATGCTGTTAGAAGGGAAGCTGCTG CAGTTGGAGGCCCCTCAGGAGGAAGAGCTGCTTTCCACACTCAACACTCTCAGTGCTGAGTTAATCAAACTGGAGGACATCCACTGGATCTgtcccagcatgcactgctcTGAGGAG GACTCATCCCGCACGAGTGCTAAGAGCAGCAGCATGAAGCTGAAGATCATACCCAAAgtaaagaaggagagagagaagctgcatAAGCAGCGTTCCAACAGCTCTCTCTCAG CGGAGAGATGGGGTGCGGAGGAGGTGGGCACGTGGCTGGATTCATTGGGGTTAGGGGAGTACAGGGAGAGGTTTGTGGCCCGAGACATCCAGGGCTGGCAGCTGACTCAGCTCCAGAGACAAGACCTGAAGGTACAGCGGGACAGCGAGCGCTCAGACAACGACTTCTACTGCGACACTCATACGCACGCGCACGCAAATCACTGGCTGTGCCTCAAATCCTGTACTGCAGCAGAATGA
- the si:dkey-172j4.3 gene encoding diacylglycerol kinase eta isoform X4, with protein sequence MKYWRTTSRQQKSVKEGILLKQTSSFQRWKRRYFKLRGRTLYYAKDSKSLIFDEVDLSDASVAETSTKNINNSFTVITPFRKLMLCAESRKEMEDWIGALKSVQKWETYEASQFNMEHFSGMHNWYACSHARPTFCNVCREALPGVTSHGLSCEVCKFKAHKRCAVRSTNNCKWTTLASIGNDIIEDEDGVSMPHQWLEGNLPVSAKCVVCDRTCGSVRRLQDWRCLWCKAIVHSSCKEQLGKVCPLGQCKVSIIPPTALNSIDSDGFWKATSPSCSSPLLVLVNSKSGDNQGVKFLRKFKQQLNPAQVFDLMNGGPQLGLRLFQKFVTFRILVCGGDGSVGWVLSELDKLGLHKQCQLGVLPLGTGNDLARVLGWGGLCDDDAQLLQILEKLERATTKMLDRWSIMTYEVPTKTAPVIVKEDDPLDCPLQITHYADSVTSHLTKILDSDKHSDVISSAKFLCGTVNEFVAEVGKAYEKATENKEEADAMAKKCAMLNEKLDSLVQALSEEADAQLVPAGSQPPEQESESSSPDAPSVPRPFRSKEQLMLRANSLKKALRQIIDQAEKVVDEQNRHTQVQRMSSTSSIKRGSSEDLKEAEPRQSALSLTTPIVLEKADTCNSTTVFTEEQCTEKCVMNNYFGIGLDAKISLEFNNKRDEHPKKCSSRTKNMMWYGVLGTKELVQKTYKNLEQRVQLECDGVPMSLPSLQGLAVLNIPSYAGGINFWGGTKEDNNFGAPSFDDKKLEVVAVFGSMQMAMSRVINLQHHRITQCRQVKITIKGDEGVPVQVDGEAWIQPPGIVQIIHKNRAQMLTRDRAFESTLKSWEDKRKYGSCRSTRPRLNSQQSMEYLTEEECAQVQQLGLVADSLISRIREVAKTHKVVEQELAHAVNASAAVLTEAFPSKPSSPEQCLSRSTAVEIVNSSKVLQQETKMLLEGKLLQLEAPQEEELLSTLNTLSAELIKLEDIHWICPSMHCSEEDSSRTSAKSSSMKLKIIPKVKKEREKLHKQRSNSSLSAERWGAEEVGTWLDSLGLGEYRERFVARDIQGWQLTQLQRQDLKVQRDSERSDNDFYCDTHTHAHANHWLCLKSCTAAE encoded by the exons AAGAGTGTGAAGGAGGGTATCCTGTTAAAGCAGACCAGCTCCTTTCAAAGATGGAAGAGGAGATACTTCAAACTAAGAGGCAGGACTCTCTACTATGCCAAGGACTCAAAG TCCCTTATTTTTGACGAGGTCGACCTTTCTGATGCCAGTGTGGCAGAGACAAGCACCAAGAACATAAACAACAGTTTTACA GTGATCACTCCTTTCCGAAAGTTGATGCTATGTGCGGAGAGCAGGAAAGAGATGGAGGATTGGATCGGCGCTCTGAAGTCTGTACAGAAATGGGAGACATACGAG GCCAGTCAGTTTAATATGGAACACTTCTCCGGGATGCATAATTGGTACGCATGCTCTCATGCTCGCCCTACATTCTGTAACGTCTGTCGGGAGGCACTTCCTGGAGTCACATCTCACGGCCTGTCTTGCGAAG tgtgtaagTTTAAAGCTCATAAACGCTGTGCTGTCCGATCCACAAACAACTGTAAGTGGACCACTCTGGCTTCCATAGGAAATGACATCATCGAGGATGAAGATGGG gtaTCCATGCCTCACCAGTGGCTGGAGGGGAACCTGCCGGTCAGTGCtaagtgtgtggtgtgtgatcGGACATGCGGCAGTGTGCGCAGGCTGCAGGACTGGCGCTGTCTCTGGTGCAAAGCCATC GTACACAGTAGCTGTAAGGAGCAGTTGGGGAAGGTGTGTCCGCTGGGTCAGTGTAAAGTGTCCATCATTCCTCCAACAGCTCTCAACAGCATTGATTCAGATG GTTTCTGGAAAGCTACAAGTCCGTCCTGCTCCAGTCCTTTGCTGGTGTTGGTGAACAGTAAGAGTGGTGATAACCAGGGAGTGAAGTTCCTGCGCAAATTCAAACAGCAGCTAAACCCTGCACAGGTCTTTGACCTCATGAACGGAGGACCACAGCTAGG atTACGTCTGTTCCAGAAGTTTGTGACATTTCGCATCCTGGTGTGTGGAGGTGATGGCAGTGTCGGTTGGGTTCTGTCTGAACTGGATAAACTAGGACTGCATAAGCAG TGCCAGTTGGGTGTGCTTCCCCTGGGCACAGGAAACGATCTGGCACGGGTGCTGGGTTGGGGCGGTTTGTGTGATGATGATGCACAGCTTCTGCAGATCCTGGAGAAACTGGAGAGAGCTACCACCAAGATGTTGGacag ATGGAGTATAATGACATATGAAGTTCCCACCAAAACGGCGCCTGTTATTGTTAAAGAGGACGACCCGCTGGACTGTCCACTCCAG attACTCATTATGCTGACTCTGTCACCTCTCATCTGACAAAAATCTTGGACTCGGACAAACACAGTGATGTCATATCCTCTGCTAA gtttttgTGTGGGACGGTCAATGAGTTTGTAGCTGAAGTTGGAAAAGCCTATGAGAAAGCCACTGAAAACAAGGAGGAGGCTGATGCTATGGCTAAaaag TGTGCCATGCTGAATGAAAAGCTGGACTCTCTGGTGCAGGCACTGAGCGAGGAGGCTGATGCTCAGCTAGTGCCTGCAGGCTCTCAGCCTCCTGAACAGGAGAGCGAGTCGAGCAGCCCGGACGCTCCGAGTGTCCCCAGACCCTTCAGATCCAAAGAGCAGCTGATGCTGAGAGCCAACAGCCTGAAGAAAGCACTGCGGCAGATCATAGATCAGGCAGAGAAAG TGGTGGACGAGCAGAACAGACACACCCAGGTGCAGAGGATGTCTTCCACCTCTTCAATAAAAAGAGGCAGCAGTGAGGACCTCAAGGAGGCGGAGCCAC GTCAAAGTGCCCTGAGTCTCACCACCCCCATAGTGCTGGAGAAAGCAGACACCTGCAACAGCACCACAGTTTTTACTGAGga gCAATGCACAGAGAAGTGCGTGATGAATAACTACTTCGGAATTGGCCTGGATGCCAAAATCTCTCTGGAGTTCAACAACAAGAGGGATGAGCACCCTAAGAAGTGCAG CAGTCGCACGAAAAACATGATGTGGTATGGCGTCCTGGGGACCAAAGAGCTTGTTCAGAAAACCTATAAGAACCTGGAGCAGAGAGTGCAgctggag TGTGATGGTGTGCCCATGTCTTTGCCCAGTCTGCAGGGTCTTGCTGTGCTCAACATCCCTAGTTATGCAGGGGGCATAAACTTTTGGGGCGGCACCAAGGAGGATAAT AATTTTGGAGCGCCATCATTTGATGATAAGAAGCTGGAGGTTGTGGCCGTGTTCGGCAGCATGCAGATGGCCATGTCTCGTGTCATTAACCTACAACATCACCGCATCACACAG tgtcGGCAGGTAAAGATCACTATTAAAGGAGACGAGGGCGTTCCAGTGCAGGTGGACGGAGAGGCCTGGATCCAACCTCCCGGTATTGTCCAGATCATCCACAAGAATCGGGCCCAGATGCTCACCAGAGACCGG GCTTTTGAGAGCACGCTGAAGTCGTGGGAGGATAAGAGGAAATATGGCAGCTGCCGTTCTACTCGGCCACGTCTCAATTCACAGCAGTCCATGGAATACCTGACCGAGGAGGAGTGTGCACAGGTGCAACAACTTGGCCTGGTGGCTGACTCACTCATTAGCAg aATACGGGAGGTGGCTAAGACCCATAAGGTGGTGGAACAGGAGTTGGCTCATGCAGTAAATGCCAGTGCTGCTGTCCTCACTGAGGCTTTTCCCTCTAAACCCTCCAGTCCAGAG CAGTGTCTGAGTCGCAGCACCGCTGTGGAGATTGTCAACAGCAGTAAAGTGCTGCAGCAGGAGACTAAAATGCTGTTAGAAGGGAAGCTGCTG CAGTTGGAGGCCCCTCAGGAGGAAGAGCTGCTTTCCACACTCAACACTCTCAGTGCTGAGTTAATCAAACTGGAGGACATCCACTGGATCTgtcccagcatgcactgctcTGAGGAG GACTCATCCCGCACGAGTGCTAAGAGCAGCAGCATGAAGCTGAAGATCATACCCAAAgtaaagaaggagagagagaagctgcatAAGCAGCGTTCCAACAGCTCTCTCTCAG CGGAGAGATGGGGTGCGGAGGAGGTGGGCACGTGGCTGGATTCATTGGGGTTAGGGGAGTACAGGGAGAGGTTTGTGGCCCGAGACATCCAGGGCTGGCAGCTGACTCAGCTCCAGAGACAAGACCTGAAGGTACAGCGGGACAGCGAGCGCTCAGACAACGACTTCTACTGCGACACTCATACGCACGCGCACGCAAATCACTGGCTGTGCCTCAAATCCTGTACTGCAGCAGAATGA